ACCGCCACACGACTACCAGGAACGTTGGAAACCTCATCTACACCGCTCACGGCATGTCCCTCCGTCGTAACGAACCCAGCACCCCCGAAACCCCCACCACGTCGAACCGCCCATGCGGTTCACATGACAGGGGTAAACAACGCCAGGCCTGATACTCCGACACCAAGGACCACCAACCGCCCCACAACCCACAACCCACAACCCGGCCTACCGCCAACTGCGCGGCGAGCGGTAGCCGGAGCTCCGCCGCAGGCCATGCCACTCCGGCACACCCCTGACCTGCCCCTCATCCACATCAGCACGCCGTGCGGCCAGCAAGGACGCCACCACCGCCACCACGGCAGCGACGTCCGCCTCCGTCACCCCACCGCCCGCCACCCGCACCACCGCGTCCCGAGAGACCTCGCTGCCCATGTCCCCACC
The sequence above is a segment of the Streptomyces asoensis genome. Coding sequences within it:
- a CDS encoding acyl-CoA carboxylase epsilon subunit, which codes for MGSEVSRDAVVRVAGGGVTEADVAAVVAVVASLLAARRADVDEGQVRGVPEWHGLRRSSGYRSPRSWR